Proteins found in one Onychomys torridus chromosome 21, mOncTor1.1, whole genome shotgun sequence genomic segment:
- the Apc2 gene encoding adenomatous polyposis coli protein 2 isoform X3 produces the protein MQALQELKMASSMASYEQLVRQVEALKAENTHLRQELRDNSSHLSKLETETSGMKEVLKHLQGKLEQEARVLVSSGQTEVLEQLKALQTDISSLYNLKFQPPALGPEPAARTPEGSPVHGAGPSKDSFGELSRATIRLLEELDQERCFLLSEIEKEEKEKLWYYSQLQGLSKRLDELPHVDTQFSMQMDLIRQQLEFEAQHIRSLMEERFGTSDEMVQRAQIRASRLEQIDKELLEAQDRVQQTEPQALLAVKPVAVEEEQEPEVPTNPEDGTPQPGNSKVEVVFWLLSMLATRDQEDTARTLLAMSSSPESCVAMRRSGCLPLLLQILHGAEAGAGGRAGTPGAPGAKDARMRANAALHNIVFSQPDQGLARKEMRVLHVLEQIRAYCETCWDWLQARDSGTEGAAGGAPVPIEPQICQATCAVMKLSFDEEYRRAMNELGGLQAVAELLQVDYEMHKMTRDPLNLALRRYAGMTLTNLTFGDVANKATLCARRGCMEAIVAQLASESEELHQVVSSILRNLSWRADISSKKVLREVGSMTALMECVLRASKESTLKSVLSALWNLSAHSTENKAAICQVDGALGFLVSTLTYRCQGNSLAVIESGGGILRNVSSLIATREDYRQVLRDHNCLQTLLQHLTSHSLTIVSNACGTLWNLSARSPRDQELLWDLGAVGMLRNLVHSKHKMIAMGSAAALRNLLAHRPAKYQAAATAISPGTCVPSLYVRKQRALEAELDTRRLAHALGHLEKQGLPEAEGTSKKPLPPLRHLDGLVQDYASDSGCFDDDDAPSLAAAATTAEPASPAVLSMFLGGPFLQGQALARTQPARQGGLEPEKEAGGEAAVAAKAKAKLALAVARIDRLVEDISALHTSSDDSFSLSSGDPGQEAPREGRAQSCSPCRGTEGGRREASSRAHPLLRLKAAHTSLSNDSLNSGSTSDGYCPREHMQPCPLAALAEHRDDPLRGQTRPSRLDLDLPSRAELPARDTAAADARVRTIKLSPTYQHVPLLDGATGAGVRPLAGPGASPGARKQAWIPADSLSKVPEKLVSSPLPAASKVLQKLVAQEGPMSLSRCSSLSSLSSTGHAGPSQAENLDDSDSSLEGLEEAGPGEAELDGAWRASGSTSLPVSIPAPHRGRSRGLGVEDATPSSSSENCIQETPLVLSRCSSVSSLGSFESRSIASSIPSDPCSGLGSGTVSPSELPDSPGQTMPPSRSKTPPAPPGQPETSQFSLQWESYVKRFLDIADCRERCQPPSELDAGSVRFTVEKPDENFSCASSLSALALHELYVQQDVELRLRPPACPERAGGGGGHRRRDEAAGRLDGAAPPAGSRARSAADKELEVLRECLGAAMPARLRKVVSALVPGRRALPVPVYMLVPAPAPDDDSGTDSAEGTPVNFSSAASLSDETLQGPSRDKPGGPGERQKPTGRAAPARQTRGHRPKAASAGKSAEHTRGAGRNRAGLELPLSRPQSARSNRDGACQPRPRGDGALQSLCLTTPTEEAVYCFYDSEEEPPATAPPPRLPSAIPRALKREKPTGRKEIPSRASQTATPTVRAQPRLIVDETPPCYSSASSLSEPEAPAQPASHHRGREQATCKDPGPGSKQDSSPSPRAEEELLQRCISLALPRRRTQVPGSRRRKTRAARADTRPTEVPRKCREEVPGSDPASDLDSVEWQAIQEGANSIVTWLHQAAAKASLEASSESESLLSLVSGLSTGSTSQPSKPRKARKSGAEAGGVWRPEKRGVTSTKISGSPRFPSGPEKAKGTQKMVAGQPAMLRGRTVIYTASPASRAQSKGVSGTCTTPKKMGTSGTTRPETATKTLSPGQQRSRSLHRPGKISELAAFSHPPRSATPPARLAKTPSSSSSQTSPASQPLPRRSPLATPTAGPLPGPGGSPVPKSPARALLAKQHKTQKSPVRIPFMQRPAKRGPPPLARPSPESGPRGRAGTEGVAGVRGGRLGLVRMASARSSGSESSDRSGFRRQLTFIKESPGLLRRRRSELSSADSTASTSQAASPHRGRPALPAVFLCSSRCDELRASPRQPLAPPRSPQAKPGLAPRAPRRTSSESPCRLPVRAPPGRPETVKRYASLPHISVARRPDSAVSVPTTHANTTRRGSDGETRPLPRVAAPGTTWRRIKDEDVPHILRSTLPATALPLRGPSPEDSPAGTPQRKTSDAVVQTEDVATSKTNSSTSPSLESRDPPQAPASGPAGPLGSDVDGPDLTKPPASMPFTHEGLSVVMGGFPTSRHGSPSRAARVPPFNYVPSPMAVAAATSDSAVEKGPVTSPASLLE, from the exons CAGTTCTCGATGCAGATGGATCTGATCCGGCAGCAGCTGGAGTTCGAGGCCCAGCACATCCGCTCGCTGATGGAGGAGCGCTTTGGCACCTCGGACGAGATGGTGCAGCGCGCGCAG ATCCGAGCTTCGCGCCTGGAGCAGATTGACAAGGAGCTGTTGGAGGCCCAGGACCGGGTGCAGCAGACAGAGCCCCAG GCTCTGCTGGCGGTGAAGCCCGTGgcagtggaggaggagcaggagccgGAAGTTCCCACGAACCCCGAGGATGGCACCCCTCAGCCCGGCAACAGCAAG GTGGAGGTGGTCTTCTGGCTCCTGTCCATGTTGGCGACACGCGACCAGGAAGATACAGCGCGCACGCTGCTGGCCATGTCCAGCTCTCCCGAGAGCTGCGTAGCCATGCGCCGCTCGGGCTGTCTGCCGCTGTTGCTCCAGATCCTTCACGGCGCCGAGGCCGGGGCTGGGGGGCGTGCGGGGACCCCTGGGGCCCCTGGGGCCAAAGATGCGCGCATGCGCGCCAACGCGGCCCTGCACAACATCGTCTTCTCCCAGCCGGATCAGGGCCTGGCGCGCAAGGAGATGCGTGTGCTGCACGTGCTGGAGCAGATCCGCGCCTACTGTGAGACCTGCTGGGACTGGCTGCAGGCGCGCGACAGCGGGACCGAGGGTGCTGCAGGAGGCG CCCCTGTCCCCATCGAGCCGCAGATCTGCCAGGCTACCTGTGCCGTGATGAAGCTGTCCTTTGATGAGGAATACCGCCGGGCTATGAACGAACTGG GGGGGCTGCAGGCTGTGGCGGAGCTACTGCAAGTGGATTACGAGATGCACAAAATGACCCGGGACCCGCTCAACCTCGCCCTGCGCCGATACGCTGGCATGACCCTCACCAACCTCACCTTTGGAGATGTTGCCAACAAG GCCACCCTGTGTGCGCGCCGAGGCTGCATGGAAGCCATCGTGGCCCAGCTGGCCTCTGAGAGCGAGGAGCTGCATCAG GTCGTGTCCAGTATCCTGCGGAATCTGTCCTGGCGGGCTGACATCAGCAGCAAGAAGGTGCTGAGGGAAGTCGGGAGCATGACCGCCCTCATGGAGTGCGTGCTGCGGGCCTCCAAG GAGTCCACCCTGAAGAGCGTGCTCAGTGCTCTGTGGAACCTGTCTGCACACAGCACAGAGAACAAAGCAGCCATTTGCCAGGTAGACGGTGCACTGGGGTTCCTGGTGAGCACCCTCACCTATCGCTGCCAAGGGAACTCCCTGGCGGTCATCGAGAGTGGTGGCGGGATCCTGCGCAATGTGTCAAGCCTCATCGCCACCCGAGAGGACTACAG GCAGGTGCTCCGTGACCACAACTGCCTGCAAACGCTGCTGCAGCACCTCACGTCCCACAGCCTGACCATTGTGAGCAACGCCTGCGGCACGCTCTGGAACCTGTCCGCCCGCAGCCCCCGGGACCAGGAACTGCTGTGGGACCTAGGGGCTGTGGGCATGCTGCGTAACCTCGTCCACTCCAAACACAAGATGATCGCCATGGGTAGTGCCGCAGCCCTACGGAACCTGCTGGCCCACCGACCCGCCAAGTACCAGGCAGCGGCCACGGCCATCTCCCCGGGCACCTGCGTGCCCAGCCTGTACGTCCGAAAGCAGAGGGCTCTGGAAGCTGAGTTGGACACCCGGCGCCTGGCGCATGCGCTCGGCCACCTGGAGAAGCAGGGTCTGCCTGAGGCAGAGGGCACTTCAAAGAAGCCCCTGCCGCCCCTCCGCCACCTAGACGGGCTGGTGCAGGACTATGCCTCTGACTCTGGCTGCTTTGACGATGATGACGCACCATCCCTGGCTGCTGCAGCCACCACAGCTGAGCCTGCCAGCCCGGCAGTACTGTCTATGTTCCTTGGCGGTCCCTTTCTTCAGGGCCAGGCACTGGCCCGCACCCAGCCTGCCCGCCAGGGTGGCCTAGAACCCGAGAAGGAGGCTGGCGGggaggcagctgtggctgccaAAGCTAAAGCCAAGCTGGCGTTGGCCGTAGCTCGGATCGACCGACTGGTGGAGGACATCTCTGCCCTGCACACCTCCTCAGATGACAGCTTCAGTCTCAGCTCGGGGGACCCCGGGCAGGAGGCACCAAGGGAGGGTCGTGCCCAGTCCTGCTCTCCCTGCCGGGGCACTGAGGGTGGGCGGCGTGAGGCCAGCAGCCGGGCACACCCTCTGCTGAGGCTCAAGGCAGCCCACACCAGCCTCTCCAACGACAGCCTGAACAGTGGTAGCACAAGTGACGGCTATTGTCCCCGGGAACACATGCAGCCCTGCCCGCTGGCTGCATTGGCAGAGCACCGTGACGACCCTTTGCGCGGGCAGACTCGGCCCAGCCGGCTGGACCTGGACCTGCCCAGCCGGGCTGAACTGCCTGCCCGGGACACGGCAGCCGCCGATGCCCGCGTGCGTACCATCAAGCTATCCCCAACCTATCAGCATGTGCCACTGCTCGATGGTGCCACTGGGGCGGGTGTCAGACCCCTCGCTGGACCCGGGGCCTCCCCAGGGGCTCGGAAACAGGCATGGATACCTGCAGATAGCCTGAGCAAAGTCCCCGAGAAACTGGTGTCCTCCCCGCTGCCTGCGGCTAGCAAGGTGCTGCAGAAACTGGTGGCCCAAGAGGGGCCGATGTCCCTGTCCCGGTGCAGCTCACTGTCGTCTCTGTCTTCCACTGGCCATGCTGGCCCTAGCCAGGCTGAAAACCTCGACGACAGTGATTCGTccctggaggggctggaggaggctgGCCCCGGGGAGGCGGAGCTGGACGGGGCGTGGCGAGCGTCTGGGTCCACCTCTTTGCCGGTGTCCATCCCAGCCCCCCACCGGGGCCGCAGTAGAGGTCTGGGGGTGGAGGATGCAACACCGTCTAGTTCATCTGAGAACTGCATCCAGGAGACGCCCTTGGTCCTGAGCCGCTGTAGTTCTGTGAGCTCTCTGGGCAGCTTTGAGAGCCGCTCCATTGCCAGCTCCATCCCCAGTGACCCGTGCAGTGGGCTGGGCAGTGGCACAGTGAGTCCCAGTGAGCTGCCCGACAGCCCCGGGCAGACGATGCCCCCGAGCCGCAGCAAGACGCCGCCAGCGCCCCCCGGCCAGCCTGAGACCAGCCAGTTCAGCCTGCAGTGGGAGAGCTACGTGAAGCGCTTCCTCGACATCGCAGATTGTCGGGAGCGGTGCCAGCCGCCCTCCGAGCTGGACGCGGGCAGCGTGCGATTCACAGTGGAGAAGCCGGATGAGAACTTCTCCTGCGCCTCCAGCCTCAGCGCGCTGGCCCTGCACGAGCTCTACGTTCAGCAGGATGTGGAGCTGCGCCTGAGGCCCCCAGCCTGCCCAGAACGCGCAGGCGGTGGCGGGGGACACCGTCGGAGGGATGAGGCCGCCGGCCGCCTGGATGGCGCAGCGCCGCCGGCCGGTTCTAGGGCTCGGTCAGCAGCTGATAAAGAACTGGAGGTGCTGCGTGAATGTCTGGGGGCAGCCATGCCCGCCCGGCTCCGCAAGGTGGTCTCTGCATTGGTGCCTGGCCGCCGAGCACTGCCGGTCCCCGTGTACATGTTAGTGCCCGCCCCGGCTCCGGACGATGACTCTGGCACCGACTCTGCGGAGGGCACGCCTGTCAACTTCTCCAGTGCTGCATCGCTCAGTGATGAGACCTTACAGGGACCCTCCAGGGACAAGCCGGGAGGGCCGGGAGAAAGGCAGAAACCCACAGGCCGAGCTGCCCCTGCCAGGCAGACCCGTGGGCACCGACCCAAGGCAGCTAGCGCTGGTAAGAGTGCAGAGCACACCCGGGGGGCCGGTAGGAACCGGGCTGGACTGGAATTACCCCTTAGCCGGCCCCAGAGTGCTCGATCCAACAGGGATGGCGCGTGCCAGCCCCGGCCCCGAGGAGACGGGGCTCTGCAGTCGCTATGCCTCACAACGCCCACGGAGGAAGCCGTGTATTGCTTCTATGACTCTGAGGAGGAGCCGCCAGCCACCGCACCACCACCCCGGCTGCCGTCTGCCATCCCACGGGCTCTTAAGCGTGAGAAAcctacaggaaggaaggagatccCATCCAGGGCGTCACAGACTGCCACACCAACCGTGAGGGCCCAGCCCAGACTGATCGTGGATGAGACCCCACCCTGCTATTCTTCGGCTAGCTCCCTGAGCGAGCCCGAGGCCCctgcacagccagccagccaccaccgAGGCCGGGAGCAGGCAACCTGCAAGGACCCAGGCCCCGGCAGTAAACAGGACAGCTCTCCAAGCCCGAGAGCAGAGGAGGAACTACTGCAGAGGTGTATCAGCCTAGCTCTGCCCAGGCGCAGGACCCAGGTTCCTGGATCACGGCGTCGCAAGACCAGAGCTGCCCGGGCCGACACGCGGCCCACAGAGGTACCCCGGAAATGCCGTGAGGAGGTGCCTGGCTCTGATCCAGCCTCCGACTTAGACAGTGTTGAGTGGCAGGCCATCCAAGAGGGTGCGAACTCCATCGTCACTTGGCTGCACCAGGCGgcagccaaggctagcctggaggCATCTTCTGAGTCCGAGTCCCTCTTGTCTCTGGTGTCCGGGCTGTCCACAGGCTCCACTTCACAGCCCTCCAAACCCAGGAAAGCACGAAAGtctggggctgaggctgggggtGTCTGGCGTCCAGAGAAACGGGGTGTAACTTCCACCAAGATCAGTGGGAGTCCACGGTTTCCTAGTGGCCCCGAGAAGGCAAAGGGTACCCAGAAAATGGTGGCAGGGCAGCCAGCCATGCTCCGGGGACGGACAGTTATCTACACAGCCAGCCCAGCCTCCCGGGCTCAGTCCAAAGGAGTTTCTGGCACTTGTACCACACCTAAGAAGATGGGGACATCTGGTACTACTCGGCCAGAAACTGCCACCAAAACCCTCAGCCCTGGGCAACAGCGTTCACGGAGCCTCCACCGGCCAGGTAAGATCTCGGAGCTAGCAGCCTTCAGTCATCCGCCCAGGAGTGCAACCCCTCCAGCCCGCCTTGCCAAGACTCCATCCTCAAGCTCCTCACAAACTTCGCCAGCGTCCCAGCCCCTGCCTAGGAGGTCCCCTCTGGCCACTCCAACTGCTGGGCCTCTGCCTGGCCCTGGAGGGTCCCCGGTGCCCAAGTCACCAGCCCGGGCCCTTCTGGCTAAGCAACACAAGACCCAGAAGTCACCAGTGCGGATCCCGTTCATGCAAAGGCCAGCCAAGAGAGggccaccaccactggccagaCCGTCCCCAGAGTCTGGACCCAGGGGCAGAGCTGGGACTGAGGGGGTTGCCGGGGTGCGTGGTGGCCGCCTGGGCCTAGTGCGTATGGCATCAGCCCGCTCCAGTGGCAGTGAGTCCTCGGACCGCTCAGGCTTCCGCAGGCAGCTGACCTTCATCAAGGAATCCCCGGGTCTCCTGCGTCGCCGCAGGTCGGAGCTGTCCTCTGCGGACTCCacggcctccacctcccaggccGCTTCGCCCCACCGTGGACGGCCTGCACTCCCTGCTGTCTTCCTCTGTTCCTCTCGCTGTGATGAGTTGCGAGCGTCTCCACGGCAGCCCCTGGCGCCACCGAGGTCCCCACAGGCCAAGCCAGGCCTTGCTCCACGAGCGCCCAGGCGCACCAGCTCCGAGAGCCCCTGTCGCCTGCCCGTGCGGGCACCTCCGGGGCGGCCAGAGACAGTCAAGCGGTACGCGTCGCTGCCACACATCAGCGTAGCACGCAGGCCAGACAGTGCCGTCTCTGTGCCCACCACCCATGCTAATACCACTCGCCGGGGAAGTGATGGAGAGACCAGGCCACTGCCCAGGGTGGCTGCGCCAGGCACCACCTGGCGTCGTATCAAAGATGAAGATGTCCCCCACATCCTGCGTAGCACGCTGCCTGCCACTGCTCTGCCTCTCAGGGGTCCATCACCCGAGGACAGCCCTGCTGGGACTCCACAACGCAAGACCAGTGACGCAGTGGTACAGACAGAGGATGTGGCCACCTCTAAGACCAACTCCAGCACATCACCCAGCCTGGAGAGCAGGGACCCCCCACAGGCCCCGGCCAGCGGCCCCGCTGGTCCACTGGGCAGCGATGTGGATGGGCCAGACCTCACCAAGCCACCTGCCTCGATGCCCTTCACCCATGAGGGCCTGAGTGTCGTCATGGGGGGCTTTCCCACCAGCAGGCATGGCTCCCCCAGCAGGGCTGCACGGGTTCCTCCCTTCAACTACGTACCCAGCCCTATGGCGGTGGCCGCGGCCACCAGTGACTCTGCAGTGGAGAAAGGCCCTGTCACCTCTCCAGCCAGCCTCCTGGAGTAG